One part of the Xylanimonas allomyrinae genome encodes these proteins:
- a CDS encoding DUF5684 domain-containing protein, protein MEQSSVFALSGGTIVVFALAIVVGIVWGGLAHAAVFSKMGLPSWKGWVPVVREIEVLRAGGLNPMLLLLGLVPFLGMPAVAVVLIMAFHRIGARFGQGVGFTVLYAFLPLVAVSLLAWTGVVWSGGVQPSEYAVASPAFAGPGYAQPGPEFGYAPPAAGGYAPPAAGGSSAPEFGYAPPTAGGSSGPEFGYAPSPAGGYAPPAQDVAGAPEPAYEPAAGSPWAPPALAGAVGAAQQPVESFGFAPPPSPSPVLPPVPAPPAPEPAPEPAPLLEPSFMPPPTVPDFVPEAVDDHTTISAPAPATPDPIDDDIDEHTRLGTRAVPEQWFLVTGAGVERHPLTASQVVVGRRPGPEPGLPGAQVLQVHDVTKTVSKRHALLRLVDGTWTVTDLASTNGTTLVHPDGSEERVIPDTEVALTDHFYLGDAEVYLEKGLGRGEPA, encoded by the coding sequence ATGGAGCAGAGCTCGGTCTTCGCGTTGAGCGGCGGCACCATCGTGGTGTTCGCCCTCGCCATCGTCGTGGGCATCGTGTGGGGAGGGCTCGCCCACGCTGCCGTCTTCTCGAAGATGGGCTTGCCCTCGTGGAAGGGCTGGGTGCCCGTGGTGCGCGAGATCGAGGTGCTGCGGGCGGGCGGGCTGAACCCGATGCTGCTGCTGCTCGGGCTGGTGCCGTTCCTCGGCATGCCGGCGGTTGCCGTGGTGCTCATCATGGCGTTCCACCGCATCGGCGCGAGGTTCGGTCAGGGCGTGGGGTTCACCGTGCTCTACGCGTTCCTGCCGCTCGTGGCCGTTTCCTTGCTGGCGTGGACCGGCGTCGTGTGGTCGGGTGGCGTGCAGCCTTCTGAGTACGCGGTGGCCTCGCCGGCCTTCGCCGGGCCGGGGTACGCGCAGCCGGGTCCGGAGTTCGGGTACGCGCCGCCCGCGGCTGGCGGGTACGCGCCGCCGGCGGCTGGCGGCTCGTCAGCCCCGGAGTTCGGGTACGCGCCGCCGACGGCTGGAGGTTCGTCGGGCCCGGAGTTCGGGTACGCGCCGTCGCCGGCGGGTGGGTATGCGCCGCCCGCGCAGGACGTCGCCGGGGCGCCCGAGCCGGCCTACGAGCCCGCCGCGGGTTCGCCGTGGGCGCCCCCGGCGCTCGCCGGCGCCGTCGGGGCGGCTCAGCAGCCCGTCGAGTCGTTCGGGTTCGCACCTCCGCCCAGCCCGAGCCCGGTGCTGCCGCCTGTTCCTGCACCGCCTGCCCCGGAGCCCGCGCCGGAGCCTGCACCGCTGCTGGAGCCCTCGTTCATGCCGCCGCCGACCGTTCCTGACTTCGTGCCGGAGGCGGTCGACGATCACACGACGATCTCGGCGCCTGCCCCGGCCACGCCGGACCCGATCGACGACGACATCGACGAGCACACTCGCCTCGGGACTCGCGCGGTGCCCGAACAGTGGTTCCTGGTGACGGGCGCCGGTGTCGAGCGGCATCCGCTCACGGCGTCCCAGGTCGTCGTCGGCCGCCGGCCAGGGCCGGAGCCGGGACTTCCCGGCGCCCAGGTGCTCCAGGTGCACGACGTCACCAAGACCGTCTCCAAGCGGCACGCGCTCCTGCGCCTCGTCGACGGCACGTGGACGGTGACCGACCTCGCCTCGACCAACGGAACCACTCTCGTGCATCCGGACGGCTCGGAGGAGCGCGTCATCCCGGACACCGAGGTCGCGCTCACCGACCACTTCTACCTCGGCGACGCCGAGGTGTACCTCGAGAAGGGGCTGGGGCGCGGTGAGCCTGCCTGA
- a CDS encoding FHA domain-containing protein, which translates to MPGSGAVVWIVACWTAVVVVALVHLWYAAGLARLFRAVGGEPWRAWVPFANEAEVCVCGGEPWWTALLMVVPGVNLYAVVVRARAAHRIGAKLGRGGGATALAVLLPPVWAHVAAGSRPAERAQVARTASPAALPVPVGPVPVGPVPVAPVPVGPAPSLPAPMTPVPAIDASQGGAPATVAAARPLITAPPGVQPMEVLPSGSRLTGTAAASAVPAWAPTAPPTALPPVPASPPVLPPVPAPPTVLPPVPAPPPVLPPVTHPQAPVPTAPAPGTAQPAPAPAPGAAGTGAALPTRASLRAAAAAAQVGGGVEPAVSAVPVAAPAPGAERWVLVFDDGRVLPLKGAAVVLGRRPEAVRAGDVAVALADASRTLSKVHARLERVGDGWVLTDLGSTNGSRVAGPDGRVRAVPASTPTPVPGRFELGDLGLEVRRA; encoded by the coding sequence ATGCCGGGGTCTGGTGCGGTGGTCTGGATCGTCGCCTGCTGGACGGCCGTCGTCGTGGTCGCGCTCGTGCACCTGTGGTACGCGGCGGGCCTGGCTCGTCTGTTCCGTGCCGTCGGGGGCGAGCCGTGGCGGGCCTGGGTCCCGTTCGCCAACGAGGCCGAGGTGTGCGTGTGCGGTGGCGAACCGTGGTGGACCGCTCTCCTGATGGTCGTCCCGGGCGTGAACCTGTACGCCGTGGTGGTGCGGGCCCGGGCGGCGCACCGCATCGGCGCGAAGCTGGGGCGGGGCGGGGGCGCGACGGCGCTGGCCGTGCTGTTGCCTCCGGTCTGGGCGCATGTCGCGGCCGGGTCGAGACCGGCTGAACGTGCCCAGGTCGCGCGGACCGCGTCCCCCGCTGCACTCCCTGTGCCGGTGGGGCCCGTGCCGGTGGGGCCCGTGCCGGTGGCGCCTGTGCCGGTGGGGCCTGCGCCCTCTCTCCCGGCCCCGATGACGCCTGTGCCGGCGATCGACGCGTCTCAGGGTGGCGCACCGGCAACGGTCGCGGCGGCGCGACCGTTGATCACCGCACCGCCAGGGGTCCAGCCGATGGAGGTCCTGCCGTCGGGCAGCCGTCTGACCGGCACCGCGGCGGCGAGTGCTGTGCCGGCCTGGGCACCGACGGCCCCGCCCACCGCGCTGCCGCCCGTGCCGGCATCACCCCCGGTGCTGCCGCCCGTGCCGGCTCCGCCCACGGTGCTGCCGCCCGTGCCGGCTCCGCCTCCGGTGCTGCCGCCTGTCACGCACCCGCAGGCGCCGGTGCCTACCGCACCCGCGCCCGGAACGGCACAGCCCGCACCCGCACCCGCGCCCGGCGCGGCGGGGACGGGGGCGGCACTGCCCACGCGTGCCAGCCTTCGGGCTGCCGCGGCAGCGGCACAGGTCGGCGGCGGTGTGGAGCCGGCCGTTTCTGCTGTGCCCGTGGCCGCGCCGGCTCCGGGGGCGGAGCGCTGGGTGCTCGTGTTCGACGACGGGCGGGTCCTGCCGCTCAAGGGAGCGGCCGTCGTCCTGGGCCGGCGCCCGGAGGCGGTGCGTGCGGGCGATGTCGCGGTCGCGCTCGCGGATGCCTCGCGCACGCTGTCCAAGGTGCATGCCCGGCTGGAACGTGTCGGTGACGGCTGGGTCCTGACGGATCTGGGTTCGACGAACGGCTCTCGCGTCGCCGGCCCGGACGGGCGGGTGCGTGCCGTTCCGGCGTCGACGCCGACGCCGGTGCCGGGGCGGTTCGAGCTGGGTGACCTGGGGCTGGAGGTGCGCAGGGCCTGA
- a CDS encoding PP2C family protein-serine/threonine phosphatase has protein sequence MESPAPPLIEVGGVSHAGRVRQVNEDAALVSDTVLVVADGMGGHDAGDLASAAVVESFRPLTAYRWLERADVEAAIDSAHRAVRSIAARPGAAAGSTLAGAVACLVGGEPSWLVFHVGDSRVYRFDGERLERLTVDHSVVQEKVDAGELTPAQAEAYPGKNVITRAVGLSSPETGPYAADFSVRSMLSGDVLLVCSDGLTREVPDGGIEAVLRAQPDPQEAAQALVDKAVQAGGRDNVTAVVAVVIEGGPVHDVDETTAPATRGGAS, from the coding sequence GTGGAATCCCCGGCCCCGCCGCTGATCGAGGTCGGCGGGGTGTCGCACGCGGGTCGAGTGCGGCAGGTCAACGAGGACGCCGCGCTCGTGTCCGACACGGTGCTCGTGGTGGCGGACGGCATGGGCGGGCACGACGCGGGTGATCTGGCCAGCGCGGCCGTCGTCGAGTCGTTCCGCCCGCTGACGGCATACCGGTGGCTGGAGCGTGCCGACGTCGAGGCCGCGATCGACTCGGCTCATCGTGCCGTGCGCTCGATCGCGGCCCGGCCTGGTGCCGCCGCCGGGAGCACGCTCGCGGGCGCGGTGGCGTGCCTCGTCGGCGGAGAGCCGAGCTGGCTCGTCTTCCACGTCGGCGACTCGCGCGTCTACCGGTTCGACGGTGAACGGCTGGAGCGGCTGACCGTCGACCACTCGGTGGTGCAGGAGAAGGTGGACGCGGGGGAGCTGACCCCGGCTCAGGCCGAGGCGTATCCGGGCAAGAACGTCATCACGCGTGCGGTCGGGCTGAGCTCTCCAGAGACGGGTCCGTACGCCGCCGACTTCAGCGTCCGCAGCATGCTCAGCGGCGACGTGCTGCTGGTGTGCTCGGACGGTCTGACACGCGAGGTCCCGGACGGCGGTATCGAGGCGGTGCTGCGCGCGCAGCCGGACCCGCAGGAGGCGGCGCAGGCACTGGTCGACAAGGCGGTGCAGGCCGGTGGTCGTGACAACGTGACGGCGGTCGTCGCCGTCGTCATCGAGGGGGGACCCGTGCACGACGTGGACGAGACGACCGCCCCCGCGACCCGGGGCGGGGCGTCGTGA